Proteins encoded together in one bacterium window:
- a CDS encoding tetratricopeptide repeat protein, which translates to MVVLALVIGACQPETGEIPDRAREHFERANAAYEAKDYAGAIQGFQAVVDVYSYTRIYPIALYRLAYSKLKVGRYAESEADFADFLKEFPNHELAEDAQVLYARALSEQGRYFEAAYALAKIAANPDNRLADTALEGFTQHYEVLDREHQRQLLDEFEDTYLGAYLLYKLGTEAYGRGDLESATLYLRRLTEHPLATEFRDKAPALLEE; encoded by the coding sequence TTGGTCGTCCTCGCGCTCGTCATCGGCGCCTGCCAGCCCGAGACCGGCGAAATACCCGATCGCGCCCGGGAGCACTTCGAGCGGGCGAACGCGGCCTACGAGGCGAAGGACTACGCCGGCGCCATCCAGGGGTTCCAGGCCGTCGTGGACGTCTACTCCTACACGCGGATCTACCCCATCGCCCTCTACCGCCTGGCCTACTCGAAGCTCAAGGTCGGGCGGTACGCCGAGTCCGAGGCCGATTTCGCCGACTTCTTGAAGGAGTTCCCCAACCACGAGCTGGCCGAGGACGCCCAGGTTCTCTACGCCCGGGCGCTGAGCGAACAGGGGCGGTACTTCGAGGCGGCCTACGCCCTGGCAAAAATCGCCGCCAATCCCGACAACCGGCTGGCCGATACGGCCCTCGAGGGCTTCACCCAGCACTACGAGGTGCTGGATCGCGAGCACCAGCGGCAGCTCCTCGATGAGTTCGAGGACACCTACCTGGGGGCCTATCTCCTCTACAAGCTGGGCACGGAGGCCTACGGGCGGGGCGACCTGGAATCGGCCACCCTCTACCTCCGCCGGCTCACCGAGCACCCCCTGGCCACCGAATTCCGCGACAAGGCCCCCGCGCTCCTGGAGGAG